Genomic DNA from Nitratidesulfovibrio vulgaris str. Hildenborough:
TCGCGTCCGACGGCCTCGGCGTGGGGGTTCTAGCATGGAAGCCCCGCCCGTACCGCGTCCCGTCGAGGTGCGCCAGTGGCGCGACGGAGAGTGGCGTCCGCTTGCCGATGTGGTGAGTCACGAGGTTCCGGTCTCCGTGGTTTGGGAGGGCGGTTCATGCAGACTGTGGGCGTGGCCGCAGGATATCGGCGACCTCGCCCTCGGGCATGTGCTGCTCGACAGGCTGCACGACGGGCCACCCGACGGGCCGTCTCCGGCAGGCATCCGGCGCGGTGACGCGCGGTGCACGGATGGCGTGTGGCATGTGCGGTTGGCGCCGAACCCCGCGCCCCCCGCAGTGGCCGACGTAGCTCCAGATGCCGCAAAGGGCGAAGAGCCGCAGCGGGGTGCAGCCTCGGCACCCGGACGTCTCTCTGCACCCGAACTGCTGGAGACCATGCGCATGTTCATGGGGGCACAGGGCTTGTGGGACGGCACTGGCTGTTTCCACAGGGCCGGGGTGTTCTCGGTGACCAAGGGCGAGGTGGTGCGCCGTGCCGAAGACATCGGCAGGCACAACTGCATCGACAGGCTCGCCGGGTGGGCTGCACGCGAGGGGGTCGACCTCTCCTCGCATGTGCTGCTGGTCTCGGCGCGGGTGACGGCAAGTCTCTTCGCCAAGGCGCGCAGGGCCGGATTTACATGGATCGTCAGCCGTTCGGCGGTGACGACAGCCTCTGTGGACATGGCGCGCGAACAGGGGGTGACGCTGGTGGGCTTCGCGCGTGACCGCGAAGAACGTTTCACCGTGTTCACCGACCGCGCGGGGAGGGTCGCTCCGTGAGGGATGCTCTCCATGTGACGGCGGACGATGCCGACGCCACGGATGACGCAATCCCGGACAGCCGGGAGACGGGCGTCACCGGGGTCGTGCTGGCGGGGGGGCTTTCCACCCGTCTGGGGCACGACAAGGCCGTCATCCGTCTGCATGGAGAGCAAGGGCCAGACCTTCTGGTGCGTACGGCGGCCCTTCTGGAACCGCTGGTCGACGAAGTATGGATATCGTGCCGTCCGGGGCGGTGCGTCACCGGGCCATATCTGCGCATCTACGACGAGGTGCAGGGGCTCGGGCCTTTCGGAGGGGTCATGACGGCCTTGCGTGCGGCGCAGGGGCCTGTGCTGGTGTTGTCCTGCGACCTGCCCTTCATGGAGCGCACCCTGCTG
This window encodes:
- a CDS encoding formate dehydrogenase accessory sulfurtransferase FdhD, which gives rise to MEAPPVPRPVEVRQWRDGEWRPLADVVSHEVPVSVVWEGGSCRLWAWPQDIGDLALGHVLLDRLHDGPPDGPSPAGIRRGDARCTDGVWHVRLAPNPAPPAVADVAPDAAKGEEPQRGAASAPGRLSAPELLETMRMFMGAQGLWDGTGCFHRAGVFSVTKGEVVRRAEDIGRHNCIDRLAGWAAREGVDLSSHVLLVSARVTASLFAKARRAGFTWIVSRSAVTTASVDMAREQGVTLVGFARDREERFTVFTDRAGRVAP
- a CDS encoding molybdenum cofactor guanylyltransferase, translating into MRDALHVTADDADATDDAIPDSRETGVTGVVLAGGLSTRLGHDKAVIRLHGEQGPDLLVRTAALLEPLVDEVWISCRPGRCVTGPYLRIYDEVQGLGPFGGVMTALRAAQGPVLVLSCDLPFMERTLLERLLERRGARHPEALMTTFRQEETGFIESLVAVYEYACLPFFEDALTDGVHKLSRVIPAERREDIVYTQNEALPFFNVNYPADLEMARRIIGAL